A genomic stretch from Eptesicus fuscus isolate TK198812 chromosome 15, DD_ASM_mEF_20220401, whole genome shotgun sequence includes:
- the LOC114232742 gene encoding fibrous sheath CABYR-binding protein-like, whose product MEQNLEQYLEPWNPGNQAAPFYNCPFPSHSDRGTVEDTMFSCCLPVCRGRGLKRGSDESICQRARRWVRTQSRRRVWPFSRRNPKSSTYVKKEQQLLEESPCDMGSSEGPVSHTTEGQDRPEVRVATWASGEPEPVDGQPGTPPPKLPTLFWPPTPKPTRFYRPPTPKHPRFHRQRKVFTRDLDYGAHVNQTGQEHLKPKEAEPKARAQEAKATPPDAELEASSPPEFLPPPAASRAAAVEPGPAPDKPSLEPMLAPASEEELPVEGPAQGPLVECAQAVRRDNLVFFLFFSFFVLFFCSPCFGSIFYLLMFIVWWRFWRIVAFIILFFLFLPFISPIV is encoded by the exons ATGGAACAGAACCTGGAACAGTACCTGGAACCCTGGAACCCTGGTAACCAGGCAGCCCCATTCTataactgccccttcccatctcactcGGATAGAGGCACTGTAGAGGACACCATGTTTTCATGTTGTCTCCCAGTGTGCCGAGGTCGAGGCCTCAAGAGAGGCAGCGATGAGAGTATTTGCCAACGTGCCCGCCGCTGGGTCCGGACTCAGTCCAGACGCCGGGTGTGGCCCTTCTCACGGCGGAACCCAAAG agctcAACCTATGTTaaaaaggagcagcagctgcttgAGGAAAGCCCCTGTGACATGGGCAGCAGTGAGGGCCCGGTGAGCCACACCACCGAGGGCCAGGACAGGCCTGAAGTGCGTGTGGCCACCTGGGCGTCTGGGGAGCCAGAGCCCGTGGATGGACAACCAGGGACTCCTCCACCGAAGCTGCCCACGCTCTTCTGGCCTCCAACCCCGAAGCCGACCAGGTTCTATAGGCCTCCAACCCCAAAGCATCCCCGGTTCCACCGGCAGCGCAAAGTTTTCACCAGGGACCTGGACTACGGTGCCCATGTCAACCAGACTGGCCAGGAGCACCTGAAGCCGAAAgaggcagagcccaagg cacGAGCCCAGGAAGCAAAGGCGACACCTCCTGATGCAGAGCTGGAGGCATCTTCACCTCCAGAGTTCctgccacctccagcagcctctcgagctgcagctgtggagccagggccggccccagacaaaccctccctggagcccatgctggctcctgcctcagaggaggagctgcctgtggagggcccagctcaaggGCCCCTTGTTGAATGTGCTCAAGCTGTCAGAAGGGACaaccttgtttttttccttttcttttccttttttgttttgtttttctgttctccatgctttggttcaattttttatcttttgatgTTTATTGTTTGGTGGCGGTTTTGGAGGATTGttgcttttatcattttattttttctgttcttacCCTTCATTTCCCCCAttgtataa